DNA sequence from the Excalfactoria chinensis isolate bCotChi1 chromosome 2, bCotChi1.hap2, whole genome shotgun sequence genome:
TTCTAGGTGGAGCCTGGaggcagaacagcaaaactgccACCTTAGACTTCCGGAGGGCAGACTCTGATTTGTTCAGAAGACTAATAGGGGCAGTCCCCTGGCGTTCAGTCTTAGCGAACAAAGGGGTCCAAGATGGCTGGTCGCTCTtgaagaaggaagtcttaaaggcGCAGGAGCGGGTGGTCCCCCTGAGCCGCAAAATGAGCCGGTGGAGAAGAAGACCGGcgtggatgaatagggagctgtTCTTAAGGTTGCgggagaaaaagggaatttaccgcctgtggaaggagggaagagcaACTCAGAATGACTACAAAGAGGCTGTTAAGATGTGTAGAGGGAAAATCAGagaggcaaaagcccagcttgaatctaagctggcagctggggtaaaaacaaacaagaaactcttttacaaatacatcaactgtaagaggaagacaaaggggaatctccattctttactggaCGAGGCTGGGAAATTGATCacagaggataaggaaaaggcagaggttctgaatgccttctttacgtctgtctttaaaagtcatctcgGTTATTCCCAGGGCTCCCCATGCTCTGGCTTGGTAGCCTCGGCTGGGAAGCAGACTGAACCCCCTGTGATTCTTGAAGAAGCGGTCAGGGAATTactgctccaactggactgccacaagtccatgggtcCGGATGAGATTCACCCGAgagtgctgaaggaactggcgGAGGTGATCGCTGAGCCGCTTTCCGTTATCTTTCAGTGCTCCTTGTTAAcgggtgaggtcccagaagactggaggcttgccgacgtgactcccatttacaagaaaggttgtaaggaggatccagggaactacaggcctgttagcctgacctcggtgccagggaaggtaatggaacagattgtcttgagggagatcacgcggcagATGTGGGATGAGCAGGAGATCAgacctagccagcatgggttcgtgaagggcaggtcctgcttgaccaatctgatctccttctacgaTCCTGTGACCCGTctgatggatgaaggaaaggctgttgatgtggtctacttagacttcagcaaagccttcgacgctgtctcccatgctattctcctgcaaaagctggcagcctgtgacttggatgggtacactctcggctgggtaaggagctttctggagggctgggcccagagagtggtggtaaatggagttaaatccagttggagaccagtcatgagcggtgtcccccaggggtcggtgctagggcctgtcctcttcaacatctttattgatgacttggatgagggcattgagtgagccctcagtaagttcgcagatgacaccaaattggcagggagtgtcgatctgcctgagggtagcgaggccctacagagatctggataggctggagagctgggccgaagccaacgggatgaggtttaacaagaccaaatgctgggtcctgcactttggccacaacaaccccaggcagcgctatagacttggggcggagtggctggaggactgtgttgaggaaacggacctgggagtactgattgatgctcggctgaacatgagccgacagtgtgcccgggtggtCAAGAAGGCTACGaaggagggctacgaagctggtgaggggtctggagcacaggccttatgaggagcggctgagggaactgggattgttcagcctggagaagaggaggctcagggcagaccttatagctctctataacttcctgaagggaggttgtggtgagctgggggtcggcctcttctctcgtgtagacagtgatagaactagaggcaatggtttcaagctgcgacaggggaggttcaggctggacatcaggaagtattacttctcggaaagggtagtcaggcactggaatgcactgcccagggaggtggtagagtcactgaccatgggagCGTTCAAcaaacgtttggatgttgcgctgaggaatatgatttagctgtgAAGTATTGGCAATcgttggactagatgatcttctaggtcttttccaaccttgaaaaattctgtgattctgtaatccagaagtttaaaaaaatgccACACATATTTTGCATCACCTTGAGACTCCACCCAATCTTCTGCAACCAAAAGAACATCCGAGAACTCTACCTCTATTTTATAATCCTAAACTCATCCCAACACAAGCAGAGAAAGCTTcacagaagagaggaaggagaaggagagggagaaggaggagcagaaggaggagaaatCACCCTCCAGCATTTTActggcatttctgaaatgtttacaTCAGGTCCAAGACTCTGGTACTTAATGGtataagaaaagacaaaagctaAACATGGCCACATTCCATCTCCCCATTTGATAGTAGCTTTCTATAATTATCCTTAAAGGCCATTTGATTTGATAACATGTTCATCAGGATATAACATTTCCATAATGTTTTTCAATGACTTATTCATATGCAAATATTAGGGTAAAGATTGAAAATGCAACTCAAACGTTCCTAAAATGTGACAGTGTGCTActtaaacagaaggaaaactaaaTGGCACGTCAGCATTGCACAAATAAAGTACAGTCAGGGAATACAACAGGTTGAGTTCTAGATCAGTTGCACTGAAATTCCTGCAGATGTGGTAAACATTCCCAAAAATCAGAACGTGCAATTGCCAAATGCAAGGAATGCATTATTAGAAGTATCCTTCACAATACACgggaggaaggaaatggaaaggacATCTGATGGCTACACATTCCAGGACTCGCTTCCAAATACCTGCCTGTAAAGCACACTACCACCTCACAAACAATCCTCAATACTTGTAATGCCTTTAAATACCGCACATCAGCAAAATACTATTGTACTCTCATGACACTCCGTTCCCTTCCAGACTGTAACCTTATGACAATACGTAATCCTGAGCAGGACAAAATATTCTCAAAGGTAGAAGACGAATATGGGTGAAATGTATGGTGATAAGGTgatcactttattttctgatttactGATTGACGCTTTATTCTCACTGAGTGCTTACAGAAGCCCAAAGAACAAGTAATCAGAGGTCacgttttttattttcctacaaaAATATCATCTATATTCTGTGCTGAGATGTTATAAGCTTAAAAACGAAAGGAATCCAGttgcctcagctctgctccgcAGCCCGCGCGCCACAGTGGCTGTTCCATTGTGATGCCATTCTTGGGTGCCCTCAGCCCCGTGAGGTCAGTGATGGCGTCACAGAGGGTGGCACGGAACGGCCATTGTGACACGTGGGCTGTGAAGTAGACCTGAGACTGCAGGGCTCAGTCCGAGCTCAGTGcgacttggtgaggtgagcagggaggaaggggctgcctgaggctgccgagggagggaggagggttCCCCAGCGCTCGGGGGCCTGAGCTGCCAACTCAGCCTCGTCCCGCTTCTCCCATAGGTTGGCACGCAGAGGACGAAGCCCAGCAGTGATGGGACAGGCACTCTGCACATGGTTGCGGTCGACGCGCGCAGTGCGCGTGGAGACACAGGAGGCTGCCGGCTCGGgagagccaggtgagagccaaGTATCCCTGCATCCACGGCCTGCggccctgcccctcagctggcacagccggcacagagcagcccctgggacagccccCGGGGGCACCTGGCCCCGCAAGGCGCTCACTGCtgttactctctcctctccagcatgtgTGTTCTGTGGCCAAGTGGATGCGGACTCGGGCATCCTTGGCCGCAAAAAATGGATGGTTGGATTTTATGTCCATGAGTTTTGTGCGGTGAGTTCCCTCGTGGCTCCTGCCACCTGCCTCCAACCTgtgattccctcctttctgccctaACTAAACCGTGCTCTTACCTCCCGTGCAGGCATTTACCAACGGTCTTTGTGGTCGCAACCGAGGTAACAGCAGGATGATGTTCCTCGTAAAAGACCTGGGATGCACAGtgagggaggcagagcagagggtgagCATTGGACCGGAACAGGGAGCTTGGTGCCAGGAGAGCTTAGCctggtcccaagaaagcaatcccagcccctcctcccagcgccaggagacattcctgctcttgcagaccagccctggtcaccaggcagctctgcagagtgccacccagccctgcccgcatccTGCGCCCTGCCCAGGGGTGCGGGGCCCGCTGCGtaggccctgagcctgcagctgatgggggctgctctgctctttccagctctgcttcgtcTGTGGCAGTTCGAGGGCCAGCATCACCTGCGCAGAGCCGGGATGTGAGCGGAGCTTCCATCTCCCCTGCGCCTACGAGGGTCAATGCGTCACCCAGTACTTCGGGGAGTTCAGGTAAGGGCAGCCAGGTGTGGCCTGTGGgcctccaaccctgctgtcagcaccagccaaagCAGCGAGGAACGCGCTGtgaacctcccagcagcctgaaagagccagagccaaggcctggggctccttcccgttcctctgccctcctcgcagcccttctcacctcgcccgtcccttccatcttcccccagggccttctgctgggagcaccgccCGCAGCAGGCAGCGCAGGCAGCACCGGAGCCGGACACGACCTGCATTATCTGCATGGAGCCCGTAGGGGACAGCAGGTCGTAcggcaccatggtgtgcccagcctgccaacaagcctggttccaccgggcctgcatccaggtaggagccctcccctcgcCCCGCGGGCACCgcaggcgctcagcagcaccaggcccggctcacacccacactgcttgtgtttctgctgcagagaatggccCTGTGCTCCGAGCGGCGCAGCTTCCAGTGTCCCAACTGCAGAGATGCAAAGGCATTCCATCGCGACTTGCTGACTGTGGGGATCCGAATCCCAGAGAGGTTGGTGTCCTTCAGTCGGCTCTCGAGATGTGAGGGCACAAGAGCTGTGCCCGCCCAAGGACTGCCCCGGCAGGCCTGGCCCTTGGCAGCCATCAACATGGGCCTCGTTGTCATTGAGAAGCTGGAACCAGGCATAAGCTGGATGGGGATGGGTGGATTTCATGGGTTAGTTTTAGTCCCGGGCCAGCGagtgctcatcacattccctcccttctctggcAGAATGCCGACACGGGACGACACCAACGCCTATGCAGCACTGGCAGTTTGGCACCGACGCTGCGTGGCCAGCGACTGCCTTTACCCTCATGGCAGAGCGCggtcaggagaggggtgagtgagctcagctgccctctggggctctgcgtggcatCGCGGCCTCACCAcgggctgggggagcacagactgagcaccagagctgtgccgggcactccctggctcagggcactttgTCCTCACGGCCACAACCCGTTCCTTTCCACAGAccttgggagctgctcctctgcagctcctgtgctgcacgagGCACCCACCGCCGCTGTGCCTACCTGAGTGATAGCACAACCGGATGGGAGTGCAAcgcctgtgctggagagggcaccggtaagaggcaaacagccgcgtgctgctgggctggggccaggcgaggcctggcagcggctgctcagagcggCCTTGCTCAAATCCCTCCAGCCCGGGACAAACGGGACCCAGTTCCACCCCACGGCTGGAGTTCCAccctgctcaccttcctgcctccccttacagcctccagcaccggctcaggtcttgctggcctcgacaccaccagccagcaggagctgcagacatCTCAAAGCTCTGTGACACCAGAGAGCGGCAGCTCCGACACCACCAGCCAGGCACCATCTGAGCCAGCTAACCGCTCCagtgtgcctgagagcagcagcctgtCCAGCCAGCGCAGGCCAGAATGGAGGAGACTCTGCTGGCGTTTACATCGTATGGACGACTCATGTCAGGAGTCGCAAGGGTGCTGTGGGAGCACCCACAATGCTGCCCTGAGAGCCAGCCAGGGGACATCTCGGTCCTCGAGGCACTGCCCTGCGCTGGGCTACAACCTCAGGTGCAGACAGGGACAGCGGGCCCGGACAAGAAGCCGCTCTCCATTGCAGCGCCGGGCCCCAGCATCTCCGAGCCGGCCCCAGAGACACCGAgggagcaggcagagagcaagcccaggtgctcagagctgcacccgcaGCTACGCCACACCGGCAGCACCggggtcctccagggcttccACAACAGCCCACGGAAGCCCTTCCAGACATCCAGGGCGGGCCCGGACTCGAAGCCGCTCGCCTCTCCGTCGGCGGGCTGCGGAGACCGACAGCCAGCCCCGAAGACGCCGCACGAGCCGGGCCAGGCggcgagggccagcccaggggcggAGCCGCTCCCGCGAACCACGTCGGGACCAGCGCATCACCAGCCGGCCCTGCTGATGCCGCGGGAGCAGCCATCTACAAGCTCCAATCCAATCATctctaaccctaaaccctaaccctaatcctaccCAATGTCCTCTGAATCCATCCCAATAAAACTTAATTCCCTTATGCCactgtcagttttgttcttctctgcctttccgGAGGTGGGCAGCTTTAGGGCAGTCAGaatccatggaggtgctccagaaccatgcggacgtggcactgagggacacaggcAGTGGGCTGGTGGGGGggatggacttgatgaccttggaggtctttgcCAGTCTTCATTCCTTGACACAAGTATCCCATGGCTTTTGGATACGTGTTTACCCACCTTCACTACTACTCACATGGAAGTCAATGCAAAGTCAGCCTTAGTTTAGGCGAGGCTCCCACCAAGAACACATCCAGCCAGGGCAGTGCAGCATTGTGGGAACAAAACACCCAGCTGAACTCCGTGGTTTGGTGGTACAAATCCAAGCTAagggctctgagctgctgtcacTCCACACACTCCTGCTCCACAGCCAGGAGTGCCCAGCCCCGGCAGCAAGCACACAGTCTGACGGTGCACACTGGGCTTATATTGGGAGCCCACTTCAGTAAGGGTAACCGATCCGTGCATCGGTTTGGGTGTAATTTTTAATCATTCAGCTCAATCAGAAACCTCACGTCGTGCCAAGCACCTCAGTAAGTGACAGTGCTCTTAAACATCGTAACCCGTCACACGTGGAAGGACCAAGAGCATGCTAAGTTTGGACCCCTGACAGCATCCTCGGGAGCAAACAGCTGCGCGGTGATGTGAGCGGGTGCAGGCCAGGCTGTCCTGCCCTGCGTGAGCCCCCACCAACCCCACGGCTTTGCACAAGTGCAGTGCAGGCTTTGGAGAAGTGCCCTTTTGCTCGTTCCGACACAGTCTGATGCAACATGCAGCCTTTTAAAGCACGACAAATTTCAGCTGAACATCTCCATCGTTACCCTCTGTTTCTAATGCCTAATCCTAGAAACTGATAGGAGTGGCTTCTCCCAGCGTTCAAAAAGGATCTTAGGCCGAGAGTTAGGCAGATTCAttcagagggctttaaactaggtatgaagggggGTGGGTGTGTAACTGGGGTCACTAACACAGAGTCGGTGCGTAGCGA
Encoded proteins:
- the LOC140249180 gene encoding uncharacterized protein, translating into MVEFSILGGAWRQNSKTATLDFRRADSDLFRRLIGAVPWRSVLANKGVQDGWSLLKKEVLKAQERVVPLSRKMSRWRRRPAWMNRELFLRLREKKGIYRLWKEGRATQNDYKEAVKMSSAGKQTEPPVILEEAVRELLLQLDCHKSMGPDEIHPRVLKELAEVIAEPLSVIFQCSLLTACVFCGQVDADSGILGRKKWMVGFYVHEFCAAFTNGLCGRNRGNSRMMFLVKDLGCTVREAEQRLCFVCGSSRASITCAEPGCERSFHLPCAYEGQCVTQYFGEFRAFCWEHRPQQAAQAAPEPDTTCIICMEPVGDSRSYGTMVCPACQQAWFHRACIQRMALCSERRSFQCPNCRDAKAFHRDLLTVGIRIPERMPTRDDTNAYAALAVWHRRCVASDCLYPHGRARSGEGPWELLLCSSCAARGTHRRCAYLSDSTTGWECNACAGEGTASSTGSGLAGLDTTSQQELQTSQSSVTPESGSSDTTSQAPSEPANRSSVPESSSLSSQRRPEWRRLCWRLHRMDDSCQESQGCCGSTHNAALRASQGTSRSSRHCPALGYNLRCRQGQRARTRSRSPLQRRAPASPSRPQRHRGSRQRASPGAQSCTRSYATPAAPGSSRASTTAHGSPSRHPGRARTRSRSPLRRRAAETDSQPRRRRTSRARRRGPAQGRSRSREPRRDQRITSRPC